A stretch of the Cyanobacterium stanieri LEGE 03274 genome encodes the following:
- the smc gene encoding chromosome segregation protein SMC gives MVYVKRVELSRFKSFGGSNAVPFLPGFTVISGPNGSGKSNILDALLFCLGLASSKGMRADRLPDLINNSHKGNNKTLETIVSVTFDLSDFEDLDNFEQDNSDNNEEEKDNNIDLKSLTELKITRRLRVTKKGSYASTFYVNDQPCTATELQTQLNRLRIYPEGYNVVLQGDVTRIITMNAKQRREIIDELAGVAEFDRKINQTKSTLEAVKEREEKCHIITQELSAYGEKLQQDSQKAAKYQKLKAKIQEKKEWAIVINWRYLQEQEKQFNQQIINIENDQENKQKELTFIREQSAIALNRLEELNQEVKALGEEEQISIASKLATQKAKKQQLKQRQKELEKQFQNNFNNQEKITTNQQELEQQLVNINKQKEDLEKKEIPTQETKKNELKKNLETLKQSAQEIAAQSQAWVEQQTALNQEINQIQNQLNPQLTQKALLQARSQQLQTTIKNQNQQLTHIETQLHNQPHANFEQDIQTLEKTVQKLAQQLSNLEQEITLNQETVNRLLIEQRDKQRQLDKLEATKQAQQEAQGTYASKIILNSDLPGVCGLVAQLGQVETVYQLALEICAGGRLGFIVVEDDSIAAAGIKLLKEKKAGRATFLPLNKIKAPRLHQLGGIQYAQGYIDLAVNLITCEDKYRPIFAYVFGNTMVFSDLESARNFIGQERIVTLDGELLEASGAMTGGSISKRNALHFGNAIHTDSAEVDMLYKRIQEIEDIIIQLNLKITEKRQQIKTLSEELSQARQNRQKKQLDSEQWQKENSRLETEKEKIITDNGQNYQQLVESTQELTNLEKTIPILEAKLTKKQTQLKQLESSYDNQEWQNLQSQIQTQELELEEQQKIINQTQNKLQSLVNQSLDIALKSQQNQDKLDSIIQSQDKLIIEQKHNQQKLIELGQEITNYESQFQALAQKLADIKKARDDQEKALKKLENQQQQLSWNLEKLLLQHQETQTKLTELKTQLAEITPDLPNPLPDIPYLINKEGEDSKIVFDNLQEQLEQINKEIRNGEKRLEALEPVNMLALEEYEKNQERLKELSDKLATLEGERTELLLRVENFTTLRLRAFKEAFTAVNENFKTIFATLSEGDGYLKLEDENNPFNGGLTLVAHPKGKPVTRLSSMSGGEKSLTALSFIFALQRYRPSPFYAFDEVDMFLDGANVEKLSKMIQQQAKLAQFIVVSLRRPMIEASERTIGVTQARGAYTQVLGIKL, from the coding sequence ATGGTATATGTTAAAAGAGTAGAATTATCTCGCTTTAAGTCTTTTGGAGGCAGCAATGCCGTTCCTTTTTTACCCGGTTTTACCGTCATTTCTGGGCCTAATGGTTCAGGAAAATCAAATATCTTAGATGCCCTTTTATTTTGCCTTGGTTTAGCTAGTTCAAAGGGTATGCGCGCTGATAGATTACCTGATTTAATTAACAATAGCCACAAGGGTAATAATAAAACTTTAGAAACCATTGTTTCTGTTACTTTTGACCTGTCTGATTTTGAAGATTTAGATAATTTTGAGCAAGACAATAGTGATAATAATGAAGAAGAAAAAGATAATAATATTGATTTAAAATCCTTAACAGAATTAAAAATAACCCGCCGTTTAAGGGTTACAAAAAAAGGCAGTTATGCTTCTACTTTTTATGTCAATGATCAACCTTGTACCGCCACAGAATTACAAACTCAGTTAAACCGTTTACGTATCTATCCTGAAGGTTATAACGTGGTGTTGCAGGGGGATGTCACCCGCATTATTACCATGAATGCCAAACAGAGAAGAGAAATCATTGATGAATTGGCTGGGGTGGCAGAATTTGACCGCAAAATTAATCAAACTAAATCCACTTTGGAGGCGGTAAAAGAAAGGGAAGAAAAATGTCATATTATTACTCAAGAGTTGTCTGCCTATGGAGAAAAGTTACAACAAGATTCCCAAAAGGCGGCAAAATATCAGAAGTTAAAAGCCAAAATTCAAGAAAAAAAAGAATGGGCTATCGTTATTAATTGGCGTTATCTTCAAGAACAAGAAAAACAGTTTAATCAGCAGATAATTAATATTGAAAATGACCAAGAAAATAAACAAAAAGAATTAACTTTTATTAGAGAACAAAGTGCGATCGCCCTTAATCGTTTAGAAGAACTAAATCAAGAAGTAAAAGCATTAGGAGAAGAAGAACAAATTTCCATCGCCTCCAAACTTGCTACCCAAAAAGCCAAAAAACAACAATTAAAGCAAAGACAAAAAGAACTAGAAAAACAATTCCAAAATAATTTCAATAACCAAGAAAAAATAACTACTAATCAACAAGAATTAGAACAACAATTAGTTAATATAAATAAACAAAAAGAAGACCTAGAAAAAAAAGAAATACCCACCCAAGAAACCAAAAAAAACGAACTTAAAAAAAACCTTGAAACATTAAAACAATCCGCCCAAGAAATCGCCGCCCAATCCCAAGCATGGGTAGAACAACAAACCGCCCTCAACCAAGAAATTAACCAAATTCAAAACCAACTCAACCCCCAACTAACCCAAAAAGCCCTATTACAAGCCCGTAGCCAACAACTACAAACCACCATCAAAAACCAAAACCAACAACTAACCCACATAGAAACCCAACTCCATAACCAACCCCATGCCAACTTTGAACAAGACATCCAAACCCTAGAAAAAACTGTTCAAAAACTAGCCCAACAACTCAGCAACCTTGAGCAAGAAATCACCCTCAACCAAGAAACAGTAAATCGTTTGTTAATCGAACAACGAGACAAACAAAGACAACTAGATAAACTAGAAGCCACCAAACAAGCCCAACAAGAAGCCCAAGGCACCTACGCCAGTAAAATAATATTAAACTCTGACTTACCAGGAGTATGCGGTTTAGTAGCCCAACTAGGACAAGTAGAAACCGTCTATCAACTCGCCCTCGAAATCTGTGCAGGGGGAAGATTAGGCTTTATCGTAGTCGAAGACGATTCCATCGCCGCCGCAGGGATTAAACTGCTCAAAGAAAAAAAAGCAGGTAGGGCAACCTTTCTCCCCCTCAACAAAATTAAAGCCCCCCGCCTCCATCAACTAGGGGGCATCCAATACGCCCAAGGTTACATCGATTTAGCCGTTAACCTCATCACCTGTGAAGATAAATATCGACCTATTTTCGCCTACGTTTTCGGTAATACCATGGTATTTTCTGACCTAGAATCTGCCCGTAACTTTATCGGTCAAGAAAGAATCGTTACCCTTGACGGGGAATTATTAGAAGCCAGTGGCGCCATGACTGGGGGAAGTATAAGTAAACGCAACGCCCTTCACTTCGGCAATGCTATCCACACCGATTCTGCTGAAGTGGATATGTTATACAAACGTATTCAAGAAATTGAAGACATAATTATCCAGCTTAACCTTAAAATAACGGAAAAAAGGCAACAAATCAAGACCCTTAGCGAAGAACTTAGTCAAGCCCGACAAAATAGACAAAAAAAACAGCTTGATTCTGAACAATGGCAAAAAGAAAATAGCCGTTTAGAAACAGAAAAAGAAAAAATAATTACTGACAACGGACAAAATTATCAACAGTTAGTAGAAAGCACTCAAGAATTAACTAACCTTGAAAAAACTATTCCTATTTTAGAAGCTAAATTAACAAAAAAACAAACTCAATTAAAGCAATTAGAATCGAGTTACGATAATCAGGAATGGCAGAATTTACAATCACAAATTCAAACCCAAGAGCTAGAGTTAGAAGAGCAACAAAAAATAATTAATCAAACTCAGAATAAATTACAATCTTTAGTGAATCAATCTTTAGATATAGCATTAAAATCTCAGCAAAATCAAGATAAATTAGATAGCATTATTCAATCCCAAGATAAACTAATTATCGAACAAAAACATAATCAACAAAAATTAATTGAACTAGGTCAAGAAATTACTAATTATGAAAGCCAATTTCAAGCATTAGCTCAAAAATTAGCTGACATAAAAAAAGCTAGGGATGATCAAGAAAAAGCCCTGAAAAAATTAGAAAATCAACAGCAGCAACTGAGCTGGAATTTAGAAAAACTTTTATTACAACATCAAGAAACCCAAACAAAATTAACAGAATTAAAAACTCAATTAGCAGAAATTACCCCAGATTTACCCAATCCTTTACCTGATATTCCCTACTTGATCAACAAAGAAGGGGAAGACAGTAAAATTGTTTTTGATAACTTACAAGAACAACTAGAACAAATTAACAAAGAAATTCGCAACGGAGAGAAAAGATTAGAAGCCCTTGAACCCGTTAATATGTTAGCATTAGAAGAATATGAAAAAAATCAAGAAAGACTTAAAGAATTATCCGATAAATTAGCTACATTAGAAGGGGAAAGAACCGAATTATTATTACGGGTAGAAAATTTTACCACCCTCAGATTAAGGGCATTTAAAGAAGCCTTTACCGCAGTAAATGAAAACTTTAAAACTATTTTTGCCACCCTTTCTGAAGGGGATGGTTATTTAAAATTGGAGGATGAAAATAATCCTTTTAATGGTGGTTTAACCCTCGTTGCCCATCCCAAAGGAAAACCCGTTACAAGATTAAGTTCCATGTCTGGGGGTGAGAAATCTTTGACCGCCTTGAGTTTTATTTTCGCCTTACAAAGATACCGCCCTTCTCCTTTTTATGCCT
- a CDS encoding M16 family metallopeptidase: protein MNKIKKSLQWLTIGLITITFTIISRNVAIAQPISHYSDLAYPPLGEVELPKYDRLSLDNGMVIYLMEDHRLPLITGNAVLKTGDKFEPTDKIGLATLTGDLLRTGGTTNRSRNEIDTILEQKAASIETSIGTNSGNVTFNTLSYDLEEVFNLFADILRNPAFEETFLDFEKNNLRGSISRRNDNPGNVVRREFRKLIYGDDSPYARTIEYSTLENITREDIINFYQQHIRPENIILGIVGDFEPDKIKNIIAQTLGDWEVDTPAPAQNIPMPTQVASSGLYLIDQPQLTQSNILLGHLGGELDDPNYPTLTVINGLLNGFGGRLHNQVRSRQGLAYSVYGVWGANYNYPGLFLAGGQTNTDTSGQFIQAINQEIEKLRTERISQEDLDYAKNSILNSFVFQFQSPNQILSRIMTYEYYGYPQDFIFDYQKAVTNTTAQQVFESAQNYLQPDKFVTLVVGNGDEVKDTLAVLNQDIQTLDITIPLPNS, encoded by the coding sequence ATGAATAAAATTAAAAAGTCATTGCAATGGTTAACCATTGGCTTAATTACCATCACCTTCACTATTATTAGCCGTAACGTTGCCATAGCCCAACCCATTAGCCATTATTCTGATTTAGCATACCCCCCCTTAGGGGAAGTGGAATTACCAAAATACGATCGCCTTTCCCTCGATAACGGCATGGTAATATATTTAATGGAAGATCATCGTCTTCCCCTCATCACGGGCAATGCAGTGCTAAAAACAGGGGATAAATTTGAACCCACAGACAAAATTGGATTAGCAACCCTCACGGGGGATTTACTACGCACAGGAGGCACCACCAACCGCAGTAGAAATGAAATTGATACTATCCTCGAACAAAAAGCGGCTTCCATCGAAACCTCCATCGGCACAAACTCGGGTAATGTTACTTTTAATACCCTTAGCTATGATTTGGAGGAAGTTTTTAACCTTTTTGCTGATATATTACGTAATCCAGCCTTTGAAGAAACTTTTTTAGATTTTGAAAAAAACAATCTCAGAGGGAGCATTTCCCGTCGCAATGATAATCCGGGTAATGTTGTTCGCAGGGAGTTTAGAAAACTTATTTATGGTGATGATAGCCCCTATGCTCGTACCATCGAATATAGTACCCTTGAGAATATTACTAGGGAAGATATAATCAATTTTTATCAACAACACATTCGCCCTGAAAATATTATTTTAGGTATTGTGGGGGATTTTGAACCCGATAAGATTAAAAATATTATTGCTCAAACCCTAGGAGATTGGGAAGTTGATACCCCTGCCCCTGCCCAAAATATTCCTATGCCCACTCAAGTGGCTTCTTCAGGATTATATTTAATTGATCAACCTCAGCTTACTCAAAGTAATATTTTATTAGGACATTTAGGGGGTGAGTTAGATGATCCTAATTATCCTACATTAACCGTTATTAATGGTCTTTTAAATGGTTTTGGGGGTAGATTACATAATCAGGTGCGATCGCGCCAGGGTTTAGCCTATTCTGTCTATGGGGTATGGGGCGCCAACTATAACTATCCTGGTTTATTTTTAGCAGGGGGGCAAACTAACACCGATACCAGTGGGCAATTTATTCAAGCCATTAACCAAGAAATCGAAAAACTGCGTACAGAGAGAATTAGTCAAGAGGATTTAGACTATGCCAAAAATTCTATCCTTAATTCCTTTGTGTTTCAATTTCAAAGCCCTAATCAAATTCTTTCCCGTATTATGACCTATGAATATTATGGTTATCCCCAAGATTTTATTTTTGATTATCAAAAAGCGGTAACTAATACCACTGCCCAACAGGTTTTTGAGTCGGCACAAAACTATTTACAACCTGATAAATTTGTCACCCTTGTTGTGGGTAATGGTGATGAGGTTAAAGACACTTTGGCGGTTTTAAATCAGGATATTCAAACCCTTGATATTACTATTCCTCTACCTAATAGTTAA
- the mgtE gene encoding magnesium transporter: MTENQIINNKDSRHELRDLVASQLKLMLDANNLQGAKSLLIPVQPVDIAEAIGDLPEAMQLIAFRLLNKTEAIDVYEHLDYTTQQSLIEEFKRQDVLDIVDKMSPDDRARLFDELPASVVKRILAQLSPEERQATNLLLGYEENTAGRIMTPEYTSSKANITLEETLNRLRSHATISELIYYIYVTDESRHLTGVVSLKDLVTHEPQQTLGEIMKSDVIYIKTDMDQEEVAKVVQRYDFLAVPVVDRELRLVGIVTVDDVIDIIEKEATEDIYALGAVQSDGDNYFETNLFTVARRRVTWLLVLLFTNTITGSIIGGQEELLTRITVLAAFIPLLIGSGGNIGTQSSTVVIRGLSTDELKDLGVGKVIFREAIAGALLGLGLGLITILWAYLLPQSQRNLTVAVTVGISLMAISILASIAGSGLPFLFKLLKLDPALMSGPFISTAVDVLGVLIYFSIAGYVLGF, from the coding sequence ATGACAGAAAATCAAATTATTAATAACAAAGATTCTCGTCATGAGTTAAGGGATTTAGTTGCCTCCCAATTAAAACTGATGTTAGATGCAAATAACCTTCAAGGGGCAAAGTCTTTACTGATTCCCGTGCAACCTGTGGATATTGCTGAAGCCATTGGGGATTTACCCGAAGCGATGCAACTAATCGCCTTTCGTCTTCTCAATAAAACTGAAGCTATCGATGTTTATGAGCATTTAGACTATACCACCCAACAATCATTAATTGAAGAATTTAAACGTCAAGATGTCTTAGACATCGTTGATAAAATGTCTCCCGATGATAGGGCAAGATTGTTTGATGAGTTACCCGCATCGGTGGTAAAACGTATTTTAGCCCAACTTAGCCCCGAAGAAAGACAGGCAACTAATTTATTATTAGGTTATGAGGAAAACACCGCAGGAAGAATCATGACTCCTGAATATACTTCCTCTAAGGCTAATATTACCCTCGAAGAAACTTTAAATAGGTTGCGATCGCACGCTACTATATCAGAACTAATATACTATATCTATGTCACCGATGAATCTCGCCATTTAACAGGGGTAGTATCCCTCAAAGACTTAGTTACCCACGAACCTCAGCAAACCCTAGGGGAGATTATGAAATCCGACGTTATCTATATTAAAACAGATATGGATCAAGAGGAAGTAGCCAAAGTAGTCCAAAGATACGATTTTTTAGCCGTGCCAGTGGTAGATAGAGAATTACGATTAGTGGGTATCGTCACCGTGGATGATGTCATTGATATTATCGAAAAAGAAGCCACCGAAGATATTTACGCCCTCGGTGCGGTGCAATCGGATGGAGATAACTACTTTGAAACCAATCTTTTCACCGTTGCCCGTCGTCGAGTTACTTGGTTGCTAGTATTATTATTCACCAACACCATCACAGGCAGTATCATTGGTGGACAAGAAGAACTTTTAACCAGAATCACTGTCTTAGCCGCTTTTATTCCCCTTCTCATTGGCAGTGGTGGTAACATTGGCACTCAATCTTCTACCGTGGTAATCCGTGGTTTAAGCACCGATGAATTAAAGGATTTAGGAGTAGGTAAAGTTATCTTTCGAGAGGCGATCGCCGGGGCGCTCTTAGGACTAGGATTAGGATTAATCACCATATTATGGGCCTATCTCTTACCCCAAAGTCAGCGCAACTTAACCGTTGCCGTCACCGTTGGTATTAGCCTAATGGCCATTTCTATCCTAGCATCCATTGCTGGTTCAGGTTTACCATTCTTATTTAAACTGCTAAAATTAGATCCTGCCCTCATGTCTGGCCCCTTTATTTCCACCGCTGTAGATGTTTTAGGGGTACTAATTTATTTTAGCATTGCAGGATATGTTTTAGGTTTTTAA
- a CDS encoding glutamine synthetase III produces MSGNQSRVQAIYQITNREVKPFNSPKRLEEMWAKDVFTLSKMQECLPKDVFKSLQKTIQTGEPLDLSIADVVATAMRDWAISKKALYYAHVFYPLTNSTAEKHDGFVSVQGDGSVISEFAGKVLVKGEPDGSSFPNGGIRSTFEARGYTAWDVTSPAYVMETDNGVTLCIPTVFVSWTGEALDKKTPLLRSNAALNKSARKVLELLGHTDIAPINSSCGAEQEYFLVDANFAHSRPDLLLAGRTLFGRPSAKGQEFDDHYFGAIPERVQVFMQDVEESMYRLGIPAKTRHNEVAPGQFELAPFFESANVATDHQQLTMTILRKMAKKHGFLCLLHEKPFAGINGSGKHVNWSVGNATQGNLLDPGDTPHSNAQFLLFCGAIIRGVHKFGPLMRAVVATASNDHRLGANEAPPAIMSVYLGSQLEDVFEQIRTGEIKGSQLAQTMNIGIDTLPVIPKDPGDRNRTSPFAFTGNRFEFRAVGSSQSVAGPLVAMNTILADSLQWIAEKLEAELNQGTELNDAIQKVLQEIMEKHGAVVFGGNGYSDEWHKMAVEERGLANLPTTADALPSLRYKEVEELFDRMGVLSPVELESRFEVYAEQYILSLEVEAKLVVSMAKTTIYPAAINYLSKLTSTMASLNNVGIKLDTTAIEKIATLVNQLMIEVEKLSEALGKEDFADTEAHMKYFAQTILPMMNEVRKYADALEGEVDDELWPLPTYQEMLFIK; encoded by the coding sequence ATGAGTGGAAATCAATCAAGGGTTCAAGCCATTTATCAAATCACCAATAGAGAGGTAAAACCTTTTAATAGCCCCAAAAGATTGGAAGAAATGTGGGCAAAAGATGTATTCACCCTCAGCAAAATGCAGGAGTGTTTACCTAAAGATGTATTTAAATCCCTACAAAAAACCATCCAAACAGGAGAACCCCTCGATCTCTCCATTGCGGATGTGGTAGCTACGGCCATGAGGGATTGGGCAATTTCTAAAAAAGCCTTGTACTATGCCCATGTATTTTACCCCCTCACCAACTCCACCGCTGAAAAACATGATGGTTTTGTGTCCGTACAGGGTGACGGCTCGGTAATTTCTGAGTTTGCAGGAAAAGTATTGGTCAAAGGAGAACCTGACGGCTCGTCTTTCCCTAATGGTGGTATTCGTTCTACCTTTGAGGCTAGGGGATATACCGCTTGGGATGTGACTAGCCCTGCCTATGTGATGGAGACGGATAACGGTGTAACCCTTTGTATTCCTACGGTATTTGTTTCTTGGACTGGGGAAGCTCTGGATAAAAAAACTCCTCTGCTTCGTTCTAATGCGGCCCTCAACAAGTCGGCTCGTAAAGTGTTAGAACTATTGGGACATACTGATATAGCCCCCATTAATTCTAGCTGTGGAGCAGAGCAGGAATACTTTTTGGTTGATGCTAATTTCGCCCATAGTCGTCCTGATTTACTTTTAGCAGGAAGAACCTTATTTGGCAGACCTTCGGCTAAGGGACAGGAATTTGACGATCATTATTTTGGTGCTATCCCTGAGCGAGTACAGGTTTTTATGCAGGATGTGGAAGAATCTATGTATCGTCTGGGTATTCCCGCGAAAACTCGTCATAATGAGGTGGCCCCTGGCCAGTTTGAATTGGCGCCTTTCTTTGAAAGTGCTAACGTGGCAACGGATCATCAACAGTTAACCATGACCATTTTAAGAAAAATGGCCAAAAAACATGGTTTCTTGTGTTTGCTCCATGAAAAACCTTTTGCTGGGATTAATGGTTCTGGAAAGCACGTGAATTGGTCTGTGGGTAATGCTACTCAGGGTAATTTACTAGATCCTGGTGATACTCCCCATAGTAATGCTCAATTCCTCCTTTTCTGTGGGGCAATTATCCGAGGGGTTCATAAGTTTGGGCCTTTGATGCGCGCGGTGGTGGCAACGGCTAGTAATGACCATCGTTTAGGGGCTAATGAAGCTCCTCCTGCTATCATGTCGGTTTATCTTGGTTCTCAGTTGGAGGATGTCTTTGAACAAATTCGCACGGGAGAAATCAAGGGTTCTCAGTTGGCTCAAACCATGAATATTGGTATTGATACTTTACCTGTTATTCCTAAGGATCCGGGCGATCGCAACAGAACTTCTCCTTTTGCGTTTACTGGTAACCGTTTCGAGTTTAGGGCCGTGGGTTCTAGTCAGTCGGTGGCAGGTCCTTTGGTGGCGATGAATACCATCTTAGCCGATTCTTTACAGTGGATTGCGGAAAAATTAGAGGCTGAGTTAAACCAAGGTACTGAGCTTAATGATGCTATCCAAAAAGTTCTCCAAGAAATCATGGAAAAACATGGGGCTGTGGTTTTTGGTGGTAATGGTTATTCTGATGAATGGCATAAAATGGCCGTAGAGGAAAGGGGTTTGGCTAATTTACCCACCACTGCTGATGCTTTACCTAGTCTCAGATATAAAGAGGTTGAGGAGCTATTTGATCGCATGGGGGTGCTTTCCCCTGTGGAATTAGAAAGCCGTTTTGAGGTATATGCAGAGCAATATATTCTTTCCCTTGAGGTGGAAGCAAAATTAGTGGTTAGCATGGCAAAAACTACTATTTATCCTGCTGCTATCAATTATCTTTCTAAACTTACTAGCACCATGGCTAGTTTAAATAATGTCGGTATCAAATTGGATACCACTGCGATCGAAAAAATCGCCACCTTGGTTAATCAATTAATGATAGAAGTTGAAAAACTTAGTGAAGCCCTAGGAAAAGAAGATTTCGCAGATACCGAAGCCCATATGAAATATTTTGCCCAAACCATTCTTCCCATGATGAATGAAGTCCGCAAATATGCTGATGCCCTTGAAGGTGAGGTTGATGATGAATTATGGCCTTTACCTACCTATCAAGAAATGTTGTTTATTAAATAG
- a CDS encoding NRAMP family divalent metal transporter — MVKKSVNVNDKYQKLILAIGPGILMAGAAIGVSHLVQATRAGAEYGFSLLWLLILAVVSKYPFMEFGPRYASATGETLIKGYRHLGNYAYGTYIALTIGTMFIIQAAVTVVTAGLAEQLFNFGWSAVQWSGVILALCIVLLYIGHYKLLDLTMKFIISLLTICTVLAVIMALGARVGSESVNAIPPSYWNRAGITFAIAFMGWMPIPLDAAVWHSIWTGERAKQTHYLPTLKEANIDFNLGYLSAGFIGLLFFLLGALVMFGSGESFSNNSVQFSVQVIQLYSNTLGAWSTPIIAIAALITMFSTTLAVTDAYPRVMATLWAEHHPNPEKDQSNSIIYRVSLLVIPALALIILQFLAGQTFTVLIDFASALSFIAAPILGWFNLKLITGKSTPAIARPNKFYRYFSWLCLLWLIAFTLIWFYWQFFYR; from the coding sequence ATGGTTAAAAAAAGTGTAAATGTTAATGACAAATATCAAAAATTAATCCTCGCCATCGGGCCTGGAATTTTAATGGCAGGGGCAGCCATCGGAGTTTCTCACCTAGTACAAGCCACCCGCGCAGGGGCAGAATACGGCTTTTCTTTACTATGGTTATTAATTTTAGCGGTGGTGAGTAAATACCCTTTCATGGAATTTGGGCCCCGTTATGCCTCCGCCACAGGGGAAACCCTCATCAAAGGCTATCGCCATCTAGGCAACTATGCTTATGGTACTTATATCGCCCTCACCATCGGCACTATGTTTATTATTCAAGCCGCCGTCACCGTGGTAACAGCAGGATTAGCCGAACAATTATTCAATTTTGGTTGGTCTGCGGTGCAGTGGAGTGGGGTAATTTTGGCTTTATGTATTGTTTTGTTATACATTGGTCATTACAAGCTCCTTGATTTAACCATGAAGTTTATCATCTCTCTGCTTACTATCTGTACGGTATTAGCGGTAATCATGGCATTGGGGGCAAGGGTAGGTAGTGAGTCTGTTAACGCCATTCCTCCTTCCTATTGGAATCGGGCGGGAATTACTTTTGCCATCGCATTTATGGGCTGGATGCCTATTCCCCTTGATGCGGCGGTGTGGCACTCCATTTGGACAGGGGAAAGAGCAAAACAAACCCATTATTTACCCACTTTAAAGGAAGCAAATATTGATTTTAATTTAGGGTATTTATCAGCAGGTTTTATTGGTTTATTATTCTTTCTTTTAGGCGCTTTAGTAATGTTCGGTAGTGGCGAAAGTTTTTCTAATAATAGTGTTCAATTTTCTGTACAAGTCATTCAGCTTTATAGTAATACCCTCGGTGCTTGGAGTACCCCCATAATTGCGATCGCTGCCTTGATAACCATGTTTAGCACTACTTTGGCGGTAACAGACGCTTACCCACGGGTAATGGCTACCTTATGGGCAGAGCATCATCCTAACCCTGAAAAAGACCAAAGTAACTCTATTATTTACAGGGTATCATTATTAGTTATACCTGCTCTTGCCCTTATCATTTTACAATTTTTAGCAGGACAAACTTTCACCGTTTTAATTGATTTTGCTTCCGCCTTATCTTTCATTGCTGCCCCCATTTTGGGATGGTTTAACCTCAAATTAATTACAGGAAAATCAACCCCTGCCATCGCTAGACCAAATAAATTTTATCGTTATTTCAGTTGGCTTTGTTTATTATGGTTAATAGCTTTTACTCTTATTTGGTTTTATTGGCAATTTTTTTACCGATGA
- a CDS encoding glutathione S-transferase family protein: MAIAPLSWQELEKLTDYHIDKINGQTNSQATLRLFNHQQEAIRVTLYRDNHAWCPYCQKIWLWLEEKQIPYRIKKVTMFCYGQKEPWYKEKVPSGMLPAVELDGRIITESDDILIALEQTFGVLQFGMEDKKVLPLRKLERLLFRAWCTWLCYPTIFPQQENNNRQQFIQVIKKVEQALSQTPSPYFLQDFSTADVIFTPYIERMNASLYYYKGYSLREENPNLSRWFDAMETRPTYRGTQSDFHTHAHDLPPQMGGCYSNREPQTLKNQQRVDQGDWFLLPDVAYPEPENSRQEALHRVLKHRHNIIDINPTDNQLFDQALRSALTYMMTKEDCPPPNQSALGLRYLRDRINVPRDMSIYAGKRLRQALEYTASLDSNIQPEPLPIRHRRDQNPLNFR; this comes from the coding sequence ATGGCGATCGCACCTTTATCCTGGCAAGAACTAGAAAAATTAACGGACTATCATATCGATAAAATCAACGGACAAACCAACTCCCAAGCCACCCTCAGACTGTTTAACCACCAACAAGAAGCCATAAGAGTAACCCTCTATAGAGATAATCACGCCTGGTGTCCCTACTGTCAAAAAATATGGCTATGGCTAGAAGAAAAACAAATCCCCTACCGCATCAAAAAAGTAACCATGTTTTGCTATGGTCAAAAAGAACCATGGTATAAAGAAAAAGTTCCCTCAGGAATGCTTCCCGCCGTAGAATTAGACGGCAGAATAATCACCGAAAGCGACGACATATTAATAGCCCTCGAACAAACCTTCGGCGTATTACAATTCGGCATGGAAGATAAAAAAGTCCTCCCCCTAAGAAAACTAGAAAGACTACTATTTAGGGCATGGTGTACATGGCTATGCTACCCCACCATTTTTCCCCAACAAGAAAACAACAACCGTCAACAATTTATTCAAGTCATTAAAAAAGTAGAACAAGCCCTCAGTCAAACCCCGAGCCCTTACTTTCTCCAAGACTTTAGCACCGCCGATGTAATTTTCACCCCCTACATAGAAAGAATGAATGCTAGTCTTTACTACTACAAAGGCTATTCACTAAGGGAAGAAAATCCCAATCTTTCCCGTTGGTTTGATGCCATGGAAACTCGCCCCACCTACCGAGGCACTCAAAGCGACTTTCACACCCACGCCCATGACTTACCCCCTCAAATGGGAGGATGCTACAGTAATCGTGAACCCCAAACCCTCAAAAATCAACAAAGAGTTGATCAAGGAGACTGGTTTTTATTACCCGATGTGGCTTACCCTGAGCCTGAAAACTCAAGACAAGAAGCCCTCCACAGAGTTTTAAAACATCGTCACAACATCATCGACATCAACCCTACCGATAATCAATTATTTGATCAAGCCCTACGTAGCGCCTTAACCTACATGATGACAAAAGAAGATTGTCCTCCCCCTAACCAATCTGCCCTCGGGTTAAGATATTTACGGGATAGAATTAATGTGCCTCGGGATATGTCCATTTATGCAGGAAAAAGGCTCAGACAAGCCCTAGAATATACCGCTAGTTTAGATAGTAACATACAACCAGAACCTTTACCCATTCGTCATCGTCGGGATCAAAACCCCCTTAATTTTCGTTAG